The window TCGGCCATCACGTTCGTCGACAACGTGACGACGCCGCTGCTCATTCAGCAGGGCGGCAGCGATCAACGCGTGCCGATCGGCCAGTCGATGGAGTTCTACCGCGCGCTCAAGGACCGTGGCAAGACCGTGGAGCTCGTGTTCTATCCGCGCGAAGGGCACGGACTCGCCGAGTACTACCACCAGCTCGATAAGATGCAGCGCGAGCAGGACTGGATCACGAAGTACACGCTCGGCGGTGCGCGCGTGGTGCCTTAAGGAAGAAGAGCAAAAAGCAACGACAACAGCAGATTCGCGGACGCGCGCGGATAAAGGGACGATGAGCTGAAACCATGTTGATGGCGGTCTTTGGGTGGCGGGTCTGCGGGAGGAAGACCGAATCTTGTTTGGTATGCGACATCCCCCGCACCTCATTGAGCAGGGCCTTACTGGTTCGGTCATCGGCGCTTTCTTCGAAGTCTACAACGCGCTGGGCTACGGCCTGCTCGAGTCCGTGTACGCCGCAGCTCTAGCCGAGGAATTGGGCTCCCGGGGTCATACCGTTGAGCGCGAAGTATTCGTTGATGTGTACTACAAGGGCAAATCGATCTCTCGCCAAAGACTCGATCTGCTTATCGACAAGAAGCTAGTTTTGGAAATTAAAGCGACCGAAGTCTTGTCCCGATTTTCGTTCAGGCAGATGCTCAGCTACCTGATCGTCACCCGGCTCCCGATCGGCCTGATCCTTCATTTCGGGCCACGAGCAAGGTTCCATCGTTTGGTTAGCACTGACCGCCAAGGCAAACCCCTGGCCTCCGCGAGATGCCTGGATACGTGACGCAGGCCGCCTGGCCCACTGGTCATCTCTGAACCATTCGCGAGGAAACTGCAACAGCCGCATCGCGAATGCTCGCGGATGGGTAGAGCTCCCGGATCTTCACCGATCCGCGCGCATCCGCGATTCAGCT of the Gemmatimonadaceae bacterium genome contains:
- a CDS encoding prolyl oligopeptidase family serine peptidase — encoded protein: SKMAFEGWSYGGYMTAWVVSQTSRFKAARMGAGLSDLQSMYGTTDIPGYIGTFFSGIPTQKTLEFYRARSAITFVDNVTTPLLIQQGGSDQRVPIGQSMEFYRALKDRGKTVELVFYPREGHGLAEYYHQLDKMQREQDWITKYTLGGARVVP
- a CDS encoding GxxExxY protein; amino-acid sequence: MRHPPHLIEQGLTGSVIGAFFEVYNALGYGLLESVYAAALAEELGSRGHTVEREVFVDVYYKGKSISRQRLDLLIDKKLVLEIKATEVLSRFSFRQMLSYLIVTRLPIGLILHFGPRARFHRLVSTDRQGKPLASARCLDT